One genomic region from Arthrobacter pigmenti encodes:
- a CDS encoding ArsR/SmtB family transcription factor, producing MTTTSEPRLNGSSALTADTTPCCTPTGAPAMSAARAAELSKQLKAIADPNRLRLLSLVSSSENNEACVCDLTEPLGLGQPTVSHHLKILVDAGILHRDKRGVWAYYSLVPGALDSLAGALVKPV from the coding sequence ATGACCACCACATCCGAGCCCCGCTTGAACGGGTCCTCCGCCCTGACGGCGGACACGACGCCGTGCTGTACTCCGACCGGAGCTCCGGCGATGAGCGCGGCACGCGCGGCGGAACTTTCGAAGCAACTCAAGGCCATCGCGGATCCCAACCGGCTGCGGCTGCTCTCACTGGTCTCCTCCAGCGAGAATAACGAGGCGTGCGTCTGCGACCTGACCGAACCCCTTGGCCTTGGTCAGCCCACTGTTTCGCACCACCTGAAGATCCTGGTCGACGCCGGGATCCTTCACCGCGACAAGCGCGGCGTGTGGGCCTACTACTCCCTGGTCCCAGGCGCCCTGGATTCGCTCGCCGGAGCTCTGGTAAAGCCGGTCTAG